Proteins from one Desulfomonile tiedjei genomic window:
- a CDS encoding fatty acid--CoA ligase has translation MIEGIRTIPRTPSAYSYPLLIKQLLHTPILYAPDQQIVYQDKARITYREFYDRIHRLAAGLSSLGIGPGDTVAVLDWDSHRYLECFFAVPMMGAILHTVNVRLSPEQILYTMNHAEDAAVLVHEDFVPMLEGIADQLKTVRTFVLLKDGKERPATSLRISAEYEEMLQSSRNTFDFPDFDENAQATTFYTTGTTGDPKGVYFSHRQLVLHTLAASVALAGFTAPGRFQSGDVYMPITPMFHVHAWGFPYVATMLGAKQVYPGRYVPETILRLIKNEKVTFSHCVPTILHMLINDPVAREVNFRGWKVNTGGMALPRGLATQLLEMGIDVFHGFGMSETCPLLTLANLKPHMMEWDIERQLDYRTKTGFPLPLVDMRIVDESGNPVPRDGKTPGEIVVRTPWCTQGYFKAPERSEELWEGGRLHSGDVAVMDPEGYVQITDRLKDAIKTGGEWISSLALESLLSRHEAVSESAVVGVPDEKWGERPVALVVLKPTYNDKITGEDLRSFLLQFVDQGTISKWAVPDDFQIVDQIPKTSVGKINKKMIREQMESRRMR, from the coding sequence ATGATCGAAGGTATTCGCACCATTCCCAGGACCCCGTCAGCCTACTCATACCCTTTGCTGATAAAACAACTGCTGCATACGCCCATCCTTTATGCGCCCGACCAGCAGATAGTCTATCAGGACAAGGCTCGCATCACATACCGGGAATTCTATGACCGAATCCACCGCCTCGCGGCAGGGCTCTCGTCGCTCGGGATCGGTCCGGGAGACACCGTGGCTGTCCTGGATTGGGACTCCCACCGATATCTGGAGTGCTTCTTTGCCGTTCCCATGATGGGAGCCATATTGCACACGGTCAATGTTCGCCTCTCGCCCGAACAGATCCTTTACACGATGAATCACGCCGAAGACGCGGCGGTTCTGGTTCATGAGGATTTTGTGCCTATGCTGGAAGGCATTGCCGACCAACTCAAGACTGTGCGCACTTTCGTCCTGCTCAAGGACGGGAAAGAAAGACCGGCCACTTCTCTGCGTATTTCCGCGGAATACGAAGAGATGCTCCAAAGTTCCCGCAATACTTTCGACTTCCCCGATTTTGACGAGAACGCCCAGGCTACGACTTTCTATACCACGGGGACTACCGGCGATCCTAAGGGCGTCTATTTCAGCCATCGCCAGTTGGTGCTGCACACGCTTGCGGCTAGTGTGGCGCTTGCCGGTTTCACCGCGCCGGGCCGCTTCCAATCCGGAGATGTGTACATGCCCATCACCCCCATGTTTCATGTCCACGCGTGGGGGTTCCCGTATGTGGCTACCATGCTGGGCGCCAAGCAGGTTTACCCCGGAAGGTACGTGCCCGAAACGATCCTCAGGCTGATAAAGAACGAGAAGGTGACCTTTTCACATTGCGTTCCCACGATTCTTCACATGCTGATAAACGACCCCGTGGCTCGGGAAGTCAATTTCCGAGGATGGAAGGTCAACACCGGCGGCATGGCCCTGCCCAGGGGACTGGCCACACAGCTCCTTGAAATGGGTATCGACGTTTTCCACGGATTCGGCATGTCCGAAACCTGTCCATTGCTCACCCTGGCAAACCTGAAGCCTCACATGATGGAATGGGACATTGAGAGGCAGCTCGACTATCGCACCAAAACCGGATTCCCTTTGCCATTGGTTGATATGCGAATCGTTGACGAATCAGGCAATCCTGTTCCGCGTGACGGTAAAACTCCGGGAGAAATTGTCGTTCGGACTCCGTGGTGCACCCAGGGTTACTTCAAGGCGCCGGAGCGTTCCGAAGAGCTGTGGGAAGGCGGACGACTACACTCGGGAGATGTCGCTGTAATGGACCCCGAAGGCTACGTCCAAATCACGGACCGCCTGAAAGACGCCATCAAAACAGGAGGAGAATGGATCTCGTCCCTGGCCCTGGAAAGCCTCCTCAGCCGGCACGAAGCGGTTTCGGAATCCGCTGTGGTCGGAGTGCCCGACGAAAAATGGGGCGAAAGGCCCGTGGCCCTCGTGGTCCTCAAACCGACTTACAACGACAAAATCACCGGCGAAGATCTGCGCTCCTTCCTCCTCCAATTCGTGGACCAAGGCACCATATCCAAATGGGCCGTCCCCGACGACTTCCAAATAGTCGACCAAATCCCCAAAACCAGCGTCGGGAAAATTAACAAGAAGATGATCCGGGAACAAATGGAGAGCCGTAGGATGCGGTGA
- a CDS encoding purine-nucleoside phosphorylase, with product METLYQSVRDAVRFLRARAPSQLDAAIILGTGLGRVADRVQAMARIPYPDIPHFLESTVEGHKGDLVFGTLGGRNVAVMEGRLHYYEGYTLQQTTLPVRILRELGAQLLLINSAAGGLDPHYHAGDVMVVTDHINLMGDTPLRGVADERLGERFPDMSNPYDRELTRVAGEAATDLGIPVRHGVYAAVAGPNLETPAETRMLRILGADAVGMSTVPEVIVANQVGFRTLALAAITNVNIPDKMEPVSVQQVIANAEVCAPKIAAILEGVLERCGFESA from the coding sequence ATGGAAACGCTATATCAATCGGTCCGGGACGCTGTTCGGTTTCTCCGCGCAAGAGCACCTTCGCAGCTTGACGCAGCCATTATTTTGGGCACAGGTTTGGGACGCGTTGCCGACCGAGTGCAGGCAATGGCCAGGATTCCGTACCCTGATATCCCGCACTTCTTGGAATCTACGGTTGAAGGTCACAAGGGAGACCTCGTATTCGGCACGTTGGGCGGGCGAAATGTCGCGGTAATGGAAGGCCGTCTCCATTATTACGAGGGATACACTCTGCAACAGACCACCCTGCCCGTCCGCATTTTGAGAGAATTGGGTGCACAACTGCTGCTGATAAACAGTGCGGCCGGGGGACTGGACCCTCATTATCACGCGGGGGATGTCATGGTGGTTACGGATCACATCAATCTGATGGGTGACACACCGCTGCGGGGCGTTGCTGATGAAAGGCTAGGAGAGCGATTCCCCGACATGAGCAACCCGTACGATCGCGAGTTGACAAGAGTAGCCGGTGAAGCCGCGACAGATCTTGGAATTCCCGTCAGGCACGGTGTATACGCCGCGGTGGCAGGACCGAACCTGGAGACCCCTGCAGAAACGCGGATGCTAAGAATACTGGGCGCCGACGCAGTCGGAATGAGCACAGTCCCGGAAGTTATCGTGGCCAATCAAGTGGGATTCAGGACCCTTGCGTTGGCCGCTATTACTAATGTGAACATACCGGACAAAATGGAACCTGTCTCTGTTCAGCAGGTTATAGCAAATGCCGAGGTCTGCGCGCCCAAGATTGCTGCCATATTGGAAGGGGTACTCGAACGGTGTGGGTTCGAGAGTGCATAG
- a CDS encoding amidohydrolase, with the protein MEPAVAKTILLKNGLILPHPGLSEPVPHGVTIVTGNRLGQVNLPEDSLEPSAAEVVDCSNCLIMPGLINAHNHAAMSILRGVADDLPLDQWLNQYIFPSEGKHVAPEFVRLGTMLSAVEMALSGVTTFADGYFFMEQAAEATMEVGLRAVIAQGILDVPTPDAAAPGSWKGRAQDFLASCPQDSLITPALFCHSPYLCSPQTFHAAKELAAKHNTLLFSHVAETSWEVAEIQRVYGTTPVDLLARNGILGTDFVAVHCVHLSEQEKDMLFKTGTGVVHCPESNMKLASGAAPVMDLLARGSRVALGTDGPASNNNLDMFEEMRSASFLAKLANNSPEALSACTVIQMATSHAAAILGMNDRIGSLESGKLADLIVIDLDRPHLTPAYDVVSHLIYSARGSDVRDVMVNGKFVVRQGKATTVDEEELKAKVREMAGKIASDLNIRTHGVCISDV; encoded by the coding sequence ATGGAGCCAGCAGTGGCCAAAACAATACTCCTGAAAAACGGTCTGATCCTGCCGCATCCCGGCCTGTCGGAACCGGTGCCTCACGGTGTGACGATCGTCACGGGCAATCGCCTCGGGCAGGTAAATTTGCCTGAGGACAGCTTGGAACCCTCTGCGGCTGAAGTGGTGGATTGCTCCAACTGCCTCATAATGCCGGGGCTGATCAATGCCCACAATCACGCGGCTATGAGCATCCTCCGTGGCGTAGCAGACGATCTGCCACTGGACCAATGGCTTAACCAGTACATCTTTCCTTCTGAGGGCAAGCATGTGGCTCCGGAATTCGTGCGTTTGGGAACCATGCTCTCTGCTGTGGAGATGGCCCTGTCCGGTGTGACGACCTTCGCGGACGGGTACTTTTTCATGGAGCAAGCAGCGGAAGCCACTATGGAAGTGGGGCTTCGCGCGGTCATCGCTCAGGGGATCCTGGACGTTCCTACTCCGGACGCGGCAGCACCCGGCTCGTGGAAAGGCCGTGCTCAGGACTTTCTTGCCTCGTGTCCCCAAGACTCTCTGATTACACCTGCACTGTTTTGTCACTCGCCTTATCTTTGCAGCCCGCAGACTTTTCATGCCGCCAAGGAACTGGCCGCCAAGCACAATACCCTGTTGTTTTCCCACGTCGCGGAAACTTCGTGGGAAGTTGCGGAAATCCAACGGGTTTACGGAACCACCCCGGTGGACCTTCTGGCAAGAAACGGCATTCTCGGCACGGACTTTGTCGCGGTTCATTGCGTGCACCTTTCTGAGCAGGAAAAAGATATGTTGTTCAAAACCGGGACCGGCGTGGTACATTGCCCTGAGAGCAATATGAAACTAGCTTCCGGTGCGGCTCCGGTGATGGATCTGCTGGCAAGGGGCAGCCGTGTGGCGCTCGGGACGGACGGACCGGCCAGTAATAATAACCTGGACATGTTTGAAGAGATGCGTTCCGCTTCGTTCCTCGCCAAACTGGCCAACAATAGCCCGGAAGCGTTGAGCGCGTGCACGGTCATTCAAATGGCGACCAGCCACGCAGCGGCAATCCTGGGAATGAACGATCGGATAGGTTCACTGGAGTCGGGCAAGCTTGCCGATCTTATAGTAATAGATTTGGATCGGCCCCATTTGACTCCGGCCTATGACGTGGTCTCACACTTGATATACTCTGCACGCGGATCGGATGTTCGTGATGTTATGGTCAACGGGAAATTCGTGGTCAGGCAAGGAAAGGCCACCACCGTGGATGAAGAGGAACTGAAAGCCAAGGTTCGAGAGATGGCCGGGAAAATAGCTTCTGATTTGAACATAAGGACTCACGGAGTTTGTATAAGCGATGTCTGA
- a CDS encoding phosphoribosylformylglycinamidine cyclo-ligase encodes MSEKVTYKDAGVDVELADKVIGSLADRIRSTFRPEVMGKMGGFAAMFRPKWRNFNDPVLVSATDGVGTKLKIAFMTGVHDTVGIDLVAMNVNDILVTGAEPLFFLDYFATGAIDPDTTRSVISGIARGCEQAGCALIGGETAEMPDFYPAGEYDLAGFCVGIVDQPKAIDGAKVAPGDVVLGVGSSGLHSNGFSLVRKALLELRGYPLESYWADLGKTLGEELLTPTKIYVKPILDLCGKVNVSAMAHITGGGFIGNIPRVVPESCMVGINKGSWEVPAIFRIIASEAHLNDDEMFRTFNMGIGMVVVVPGDRSDAALASLIGNGLEARVIGEVRKRTAGEQAVSFR; translated from the coding sequence ATGTCTGAAAAGGTAACCTACAAGGACGCCGGGGTAGACGTGGAATTGGCTGATAAGGTCATCGGTTCTCTAGCCGATAGGATCAGGTCAACGTTCAGACCGGAAGTAATGGGTAAGATGGGCGGATTCGCCGCGATGTTTCGGCCGAAATGGCGCAATTTCAATGACCCTGTGCTGGTCTCCGCGACCGACGGAGTTGGGACAAAGTTAAAGATCGCATTCATGACTGGTGTTCATGATACGGTCGGCATAGATCTTGTGGCCATGAATGTGAACGATATTTTGGTCACCGGCGCAGAGCCACTTTTCTTTCTGGATTACTTCGCCACCGGAGCGATCGATCCTGATACGACCCGATCCGTGATATCCGGAATCGCTCGCGGCTGCGAACAGGCAGGTTGTGCGCTCATAGGCGGCGAAACAGCGGAGATGCCTGATTTCTACCCCGCGGGAGAATACGACCTGGCAGGTTTCTGCGTGGGTATCGTAGACCAGCCGAAAGCGATTGACGGCGCCAAGGTCGCACCTGGTGACGTGGTACTGGGTGTGGGTTCGTCAGGCCTGCACAGCAATGGCTTCAGTCTTGTCAGAAAAGCGCTCCTGGAGTTGAGAGGGTACCCTTTGGAATCCTACTGGGCCGATCTGGGCAAGACTCTCGGAGAGGAACTGCTTACGCCGACCAAAATCTATGTTAAGCCGATCCTGGATTTATGCGGCAAGGTCAATGTATCTGCGATGGCGCATATCACAGGGGGCGGCTTCATCGGGAACATTCCCCGCGTGGTGCCGGAATCCTGCATGGTCGGTATAAACAAAGGCTCATGGGAAGTGCCGGCAATCTTCCGAATTATCGCGTCTGAGGCTCATCTGAACGACGATGAGATGTTTCGAACCTTCAACATGGGCATCGGAATGGTGGTGGTGGTGCCTGGCGATCGGTCGGATGCCGCGCTGGCGAGTCTGATAGGCAACGGGCTCGAAGCACGGGTAATAGGCGAAGTTCGGAAGCGGACCGCGGGCGAGCAGGCCGTTTCATTCCGATGA
- a CDS encoding DUF523 domain-containing protein gives MNPRILISGCLAGLRVRYDGNPRPHPLLEELARNAVLVPCCPEILGGLGVPRSPCRFVGGDGRTVLKEAARIIDTAGNDRTDAFLRGAEEVLRVCKLVQPDFVIFKEGSPSCGVRRVDIEGTKQEGCGVTTAMLESLTTPIITEEDPMPARFGRAEK, from the coding sequence ATGAACCCCAGAATTCTCATAAGCGGTTGCCTCGCAGGTCTGCGGGTCCGATACGATGGGAACCCCCGGCCTCATCCTCTCCTGGAAGAGCTAGCGAGGAACGCGGTGCTGGTCCCTTGTTGCCCGGAGATTCTCGGCGGACTGGGTGTGCCTAGGTCCCCTTGCCGGTTTGTAGGTGGAGACGGTAGGACTGTACTAAAAGAGGCCGCGCGAATCATCGACACCGCGGGAAATGACAGGACCGATGCTTTTCTCCGCGGGGCCGAAGAAGTCCTGCGAGTGTGCAAACTGGTCCAGCCCGACTTTGTAATCTTTAAGGAAGGGAGCCCATCCTGCGGTGTCCGAAGGGTGGATATAGAGGGAACGAAGCAGGAAGGATGCGGCGTCACGACAGCAATGCTGGAATCCTTGACCACGCCCATAATTACCGAAGAGGACCCGATGCCCGCAAGGTTTGGTCGTGCGGAGAAATAG